The Macadamia integrifolia cultivar HAES 741 chromosome 3, SCU_Mint_v3, whole genome shotgun sequence genome segment TTCCGGTGTTGTTTGATATCATCTGACCTCATCTATTATACAAtgtaaagaggaagaaaagtaaGTCGCTGTGCAATACTACccttttgccttcgggcttgtttctttttaatgtaggactagatttgaacaGTCAAACCAGATCCAAACAACAGGAACTTgtagaccaaagaacaaccaaaaccaatccccATATTCCAGCTAATCAACcaacagaaaaggaagaaaccaGTAACTATCGGTCACAGTAATCAATGCCACTTAGACCAGATGTCAGTAGATCAAATAAGTTTAAACCAGCAGCAGTAATAAGAGGCAACAGTCCCAAAACAACAGCAGAAAAATAACAGAACAGAATAAGACAGATCAGGCTATCGATTCTGGTTGTATTCTGACAGAATCACTACAGGGCAAAATtctggagattttgaatatctctaTAATGGCAGCACAGAATTAGGCCTGCTTTGGTTCAATTCTTAAGGGAGTACAGGGGAGTAAGACCACAGTTTGGAAACCAATCAATGGCTGGAACTAGCTCCAGCAGAAAGAGACCGAAGGCtctgtttcagaatttctgggcagaaaatTTAAAGTTATAAATAACTGATTGTTTGGCAGCAGTAGAACCTTGAAACAAACTTGAAAGAGAataagaagacttgtagaaaccctcctggacttcacaccgcaaggaGTCGACCGGATCAAACACCAGCCCCTTGTTCTGTGATCACACACACAGAAAATCCAGTAGATGCATGGCAGCGACCAGCAGcaagttctttttttcaaaatcaaattgtgTCTCTcctaatgagagctctcctaatgagagctctcctttatttataataatgatggggctacaagaaaatagaaactaactcttttttcaaaaaactaaaataggaaactaaagaaaatagaaactcttctagttactaaaactggtaatagaaactaggaattgcaagtactgaaattagaagctaaccAAGTACTGAATTTGGAAACTAAATAatgctgaaattagaaactaaataaacctCATCAAGCCAacctaaaaaggaaaccaatgaaaataggaaactaactagtaatcccgtactcaatcttagagtcCCTCGTTTAGACctataaaagtggcccaatacactccaaaccacatggactgaaggcccaacacatatacaacccaaccctaggcttattcctagtaaaacaaacctattttcgttattaatctgcatcactttTGCTTATCTTATATAactaaaataaatgaaaaggaaatatATCTTTAATTTGATATGCCATTTATGGAGCATCTAGGTGCCAAAGCACCGAGACAACTTTGGCTTGTAGTGCTACTACATACAGTAAATTGAGGTGAAGGTTTCAGTGATAGCTTTGCAATAGTTGATGAGGGGATGCGGGCCAGGGTTTATATGTCCAATCGCCTACCTGTGGACATCTTTTGTGAGGGCAGCAAGTCCTGCATGTGGCACTTTCTGGGTTCAGATCAGATGGCTTATAGGGTTGCTCAGAAAGCTTagggtgtttttgttttttttttgcaaatattCTCAGATATATCTAATAGTAGGAGAATCTGGAAGATGTATTTTCTGTAGCTTCCAGTCAGGCTGGAAGACTTATCTTTTTGATAAATTATTTCGATTAATAAATAAGAATGATTGATTGGGAATTTGAAATTCAGCTTGGTTATTCCTCATTACTCATAGGACGTATTTTGAGTTGGAGAAGGAATGAGTCCGATGACCCAATAGGCTGTTATCTATAAGCAAGCACATCATCCCCCTCCACCTCCCCCCCAATGTAATGGACTGGTTGATGGTTTTACAAGTCTAGAAAATGGTTGGCCTCCCATAAGTTGATGGACTTGCCAGATTCCTTTTTCGTCTTCTCTCTTTTAATCAAACCTCTAACCTTTTCAAGTCTGCAATTACAATTTCATCAGTTATTAAATCTAGCTGATTGGGTTGGAACCCACTTTTAACCAAAGTTTCAATGGAAAATTTTACTTACAATTGTTGAGTTGAAAAcaagttctttttttaatataaagaaTGGATTTTATTAAAATGAAAGGAGAAATAATTATGACAACATATCCAGAGacagcagaaacggaacaaaaaacgtttgataaaactgtttcgtttcacttgttttcagaaatagaaattgaaatttctatctatttatggttcaagaaacgacccaggcgaaacaagttctacttgccgtttctggaaacgactcgtggccgttctttcactggttactatcgacttccagaaacatgacttatcaaacaccttcaattccatttctgtttctagaaacggaaatttatgtttctactgtttcagaaacggcagaaacgttatcaaacgggtccATAGTACATCAACAACAAACAGTGCAGCAAACCACCAAACCAAAAGAAAGGTACATGATGGGATAAGGCCCCAAATACAAATGGAGTCTAGTCATCCCAACCTTGGCTGAATTGTCCACCAGGCCATGCAGAACTCATCCTCCACACAGAAGGCACATTTCCAGCAGAGTTGAATAAGTTCTGAACATAGTTGCCTCATCATTTTATCAATTGACATTAGTCATCAGTTATACAGATTAGCTTCTAATATAGTGGTTATTTTCTGCACATCCAGTGATAATCATTAGGAAATTCTTGACTATGTTTTCAGTTCTTTGGATTTCTATCCAGTAGCTCATACATTAATATGGttacttatttatttcttttcattattaCCATTAAATCACTTTACAGCTGCCACTGGGTTTTCCTCTTAAAGTGAATCTTTCTGCTGACTGCTTACAGCTGATCCCAGTCACCCAATCATGCCTCTTAAAAGTTTAGGAGAACTTTAGCTTTTGTTTGCTGTTCCATtcatacattttttatttttcatcactTTAAATTCCAGAAGGCGTTTCCTTGTTTTGATCAATTTTCTGTAAATCTCTATCTCATTTCATATTACAAAACCCGAAAGAATTTGCATCTTTCGTTGTTCCTGGTTGAGCTGAGCTTCCAAATCATCTAAGCATGGAGAATCTCTTCTCTGCATGCATGACGATGGTTCTCAGCCATGATAATGAACGGAATGAGGGAAAGAAGGTCTTTTTTGTTAGTGCTTTTAGGATGCTTGAAGAAATCTGatggataattattttctaaGACAGAGGGAAGTTGTAGTAATGTGCATCTTAATGCATTTCttttatttgacataaatgcttTTCATTTTggacctttaattttttttttttttcagagcgCATTTTACTGCATCTGATTTCATATGAGCTTCATTGACGTACATCACAATGAATACATTAGTGTAAAGAGATGGGTGAATGACAAGAGAGGAATGACAGAATCAGAAACAAACACATTAAGGGAGCTTAAGAGTGGTACCAATGAGCTTTAAGATGAGGGAAAGTTGAGAAGATATTGACATTTGATTAAGACTAGGAGATGCACTAATGAAGAGTGATGTGAGGCAAATGGAAGATGTTAAAAGTATAGTTGTCAagtctgctgctgctgctgctgccaaAGAAGATTTCAGCAGTGGCTGCAGTCACTGCTGAAGAAGAACTGGGAAGGGTTATCTGTTTTGTACTCCTTCGTCTTCAACCTTTTACTGTTTTGGGAAGCTGTTACCATGCTCCAGTCGGAGGATTTAGGCTTGAGGGTTTGTTAAAGGGGAAAGTGTTCTTATGTGATCAGTAGCATTATCATGGTTGGACTGTTATTAACCACTCTGGAAACCCAGCCAAGGAGAATCAGTTCCAAACCAGGATTAGTATTTAAGAATTTATTTATTAGggttatttttgttatttcattttgttATATTATTCTATGATTTTTACCCGTGGAGGCGTAAATAGGAATTAGTAGAGTAGTGTCCAAATTTGTTCTAGTTTTCTTGTTTGAGTCAACTGCGGCTTTGAAAGAGTCTATATATTCTGTAACTATCGATTAGATATGCTGTTGAATATTGAATGAGATTTGCGATTTTCCTCACAGATTGTGAGTTGTGCGTACAGCTgttccctctcctctctcttcccccctccATGGTTAAAATCTCTTCTCCGATTACTCTTATCTCCAGGTCTGTCTGTCTTCctaatcttctttttctttctatttcctCTTTCTATTTGAGTTTCTTAGAGTCTCTTCATCATTCCCTGTTTCCAGCAGTATTAACAGTCCTTAAGACTGGGATCAACTTTCCTCAACCCTTCCTTTCCTCCTAAGGTTTTGGGTGTGAGTTTCCCTATCATAGGTGACTCTAACCTTAGGTCCTTATCCTCTGAAACTAATCCTGTTGTGAGAACCAAATCGAGTTTCAGTATAAGTTCTGGGTTTACCACCAGACTGATTTTGCAGagataatattattttatttcctgaGCTTTTGGGCCTGTTTTTGATTGCTTCTAAGAAGTCTGGGAGTGAAGACATTCAGCCAGAACTTTCAGGTCATTGGTGTTCATACGAGGGACCTCTATCGATTGAAGTAGATTCTGGTCTACCGGCCTTATTGTTTGCATCGTGAGGTTGAAGAAAACCTTCTGTTCCTATGTGCAAGTAAGACCAGAGTTTATAGTAATTGCACAAAAGTCACTTTAttagtttatttttcttaatttctttctGTTTAACCCAGTCTTTTCTGAAATTCCAGAAACATTCTcttcaaattttatttcctgtttattccctgattttgttttcttaccCAAAGGTTTCTGAATTTCAATATAATGACAGAATTTTCATTATCTCTTAAATTTTTTACCTCAGCCCATAGGGACCtaagttagggttttggaaccctaggttgcATTATTATGTTTCTCAAAGGGTAGGATAAGggtttttttgtgtgtgtgtgtgtaattttcttttaaatttgaaGAGGTCTAGTAATATAGGACAAAGTGAGGTTTGCCTTTTTGGTAAGATAAATTTTGTGGGATACTAGGGAAGCTGTCTAAGGTTATAATTTCTTAATAGAGTAAGGTTACTTAAACTCAAATAGAAGTTGAAAAGGGGATCAGACATGGGCTTATATGTATCATTATAATCAAAGTAATTAATTCAGTTTTATGGaatggaaattacaaatttttGAGAACGAATGGTTCCGTTCTCGGGGTTTTGAAGGCCAATCTGTGCTATTCATGGTGATTCGTATTAAGcttttcatcattcttcaatatCTTCAAAATCTACTATCTTCTTCCAGATCTGGTCAGCACAAATGTTATTTCTTTCAGTTATGTTTCTGATTGTATATTAGGGTTTCTCCATCACAATGTATGTAACCTTCTTTATCTTTCGTGAGTAAGTTGAACTTGGAAAGCCAACATCTTGGTTGCATTGCAATCTATCAACCAATTGAATCTCCGATTTGCTTTCTTGAGCTGCGTAGTTACTGTGTATTGTGCTAGTTGAGCTCCCATCCTTAATGTTGTCTACTACTGGCTCTGTTAATCTTACATCCCAAGGTATGGCTTGAGGAACTGCATAATATTTTCCATCTATAATCAATTttaggttttgttttttgtttttttttttgtttttgtttttttgctttgtttttgtttttttgtttttgtttttttaatttataacgGATTAATGGGTTGCGTTCAACTTCTTGGAGAGTCACGATAGGTCAAAAGCCAAGATGAGGCCGAAAATGTTAAGCTCTCATCTTTGGGTTCTATCCTTTCCATTTAAAATAAGAGTTGTATTTGGAAAGTCGAACTCTAGTTTATATTGATGTAATTTTAGTTCCAATCGTTAATGAATTAGAAAGTTGTTTTCTTTTGAGATATCTCTGCTTGCCTTTTGGATTTGAGACTGAACAGGTTGAAGACGGTGATCTTCTGCTCGTTTACACGCTAAACACTACATTGCTTTTGGTGTAGATCAGCATCATCTCTTGTATAGTAATGGGAAGCTCCCTAGGCATTGCATTATGGTACATGGAAACCTGTAATCAGACATCTCAGTACCCCTGCTTCTACTCAagtgctactttttttttttttggataaactaCTTTTATGGAATTACTCAAATAAAGTACAAAGCCATGGAGGCCCACCCTGAAGGCTCTCGTAGCAGTAGAAACCAGCTAAAACTGACCAACAAACTCATTTGACTCAGTAGTCTCATACAAGTCAGACCTTTATAGAGGATAAGAAGACCTGGAGCACCATCCCTGTTGCGCTACCGCTTGTTTAGCCATAAGACAAGCGAGGTGGTTTGCAGACATTGGATTCCATTGGAATGAGCTGTTCACCTGGGAAGAAATTTCTTTACTTGCCAAATTATATCCATGATTGGTCCTTGTTAGAATTAACCGGGTCTATGACAGCGTCTGAGTCACTTTTCACCAAGATATCAGTGAGGCCTTCCCTAACAGAAAACCCCAAACCAGTTTTTGGAGATAACAGTTCTTCCCTTACAGAATCCCCTTCTCCAATGACCCTGAGTTGATCCTTATGGCGTGAATCAGCTCTAATCACACCACCCACCCCTACTCACATTCAACTATTTTAATCCCATGTTCTACCATGGATGTCCTAGCATCAGTTTTACGTTTTTGTTCTGGTATGTCTGCATCAGTTGGATTCTACTTTTGGTGTCCTTAACTTCTTATTGGCTATATCTTAAGGTGAACGTGCCAGGTGTCAAGGACCTTcatgttgggtttttttttttttNNNNNNNNNNNNNNNNNNNNNNNNcctcccccctccctctccccctgcccaccataaaaaaaaaaaatacaaatctaTCTTAAGGCAGTGTTTGGTTGTCAGGGAACGCTGGGCTGCCGGGGTGGGAAGAAAAAACGGTGGGGAAATCTAACAGGTTTTCTGGTGAGCAGTGAAATCCAAAGCACTTGGACTGTGTGGTATTGGGAAACTGTTATCTCCAGGTTTTCCCAGTGAAAGTGGACTGTGACTCATCAAACCTTACCCTTCAAATATGTGGTCTAACTATTTTCCACTAGTCACAACTTCCTGAGGCCACCCAGACTACCGTAGGCTGGGTTTATCTTTGCTTTTACTATCCCCACATGTGGAGCTCACATGATGCATTAGTTTCTGCATTTCTCTGAATGTTCAAACATAGACTTGATGGTTTCTTCTGGTTCTTGTGATGTTGTCACTGCTTTTGTggtaaatttgatttttttgctcTCGTTCAATATTTCTATATTATCTGTTATGTTTGATAAAGAAAGAAGTTaatcaatttattttctttatcgTTTGTTACATTGCACCATGCAATGTATTAAGAACAAGCTGATCAGTTTTTAGGCCTGGTTTGATCAATTTGATGTCTTTCCATGTTGCAGGTATTCCATAACAAAAGCCTTCTGCATTGCTTTTGTGATGACATTTTTCAGCGTGTTTGATGTGCCCGTGTTTTGGCCGGTACTACTTTTCTACTGGTTTATGCTGTTCACCCTCACGATGAAGAGACAGATACTGCACATGATCAAATACAGATATGTTCCCTTCACATCTGGCAAGCAGGTATGCTTAGGCCTCTGACagtcatgattttttttcccccagcatctttgtttctttttgttaCATTATGCCTGTCCATCTCTTTCAGCGCTACACTGGAAGGAGAGCAGCTTCAACTGATGATCTGAGCCTTCCTAAAGATTGAAACTTCTGGTGGGTCGAACCATTGGATGTGGATAATAACCTATGCACAGTTGACGACTTTGTTGTTTATGAAATTTCTTCTAACAGCTGGAGCTCTGTGGGAATCATAGGAGCAGCAACAGCTGCCTGTAAATCTTTCTTTTTGCTGCATGTGAAATTTTTGGGATTATTGTCAGGTAAGCACCGAAAAGTCTAGCCAAATATGCAGGCTATGGGGGACATAGTTGCTCCTATCTGCCCTTGCTGCAAGAGATTTTGGAATGCATTGCATTGGAATGGATTATACTATACTACCTTAGGAGCATCAAAAACAAAGAATGCTATCTGAATGATACTTTGCAATGATATATGGAATTTACTGATGAATATGTTGAGGGTTGTTGGCAGTAGTCACTGTatcgtttttttcttttagtttttaggGCTGTTGCCAGTAGtcccttttattttccaatGAGTCATGAGGTGCAGTATTGATTCTTGTCCACtctttttttggcttttgggttGTTATCCTAGCTCCTAGGTGTGAGCAGTGCTTCTAAGGCCAAATGCGTTTTTTGGTAATAATTCCACTCTATGAGAGTGATTCTGAGATgcaagtgattttttttttctgatcccGCTTTGTGAGAGTGATCTGTGGGAGTAGAGTGGTGTTTGGTAAAATGTTGGAAGTGATTCtggaatagaaaataaaatcagaatCAACGTTTCGAAGGTATTTTATAGAATCACTTCTGACACTGTTCAAAGGGTATTACACTTTGAGTTGGGTTCGGATGGTGGGATACTGGGATGTGTCACTGTTCTGTCATTTAGAGGTATCTGCGACTGGGAAGGGCTCCTCTACTACGCACAAGAGGCGGCAACTTAGATCCAACCCTTAGAGTGCCTTGAAGTGCACACCCATGTGTTGGATGCCATGACGAGGTGTTTCACGGCGTTGGATCTGAGCTGCCACCTCCTGTGCACAAGAGACGAGCCAGATCCAACGCAACCTCATGGGTTGTTTGATGGCGTGCATCTCCTATTGCCCATAAAGTATTGGATTAAGGTAAATTTTGCATCTAGGGTACCTTGGTGTTCACAGTTTTGAATAATTTATGCAAAAACCCTAAGTTACAGGCTATTTCCATATCCTCTCTTTTTAACAGCAGTCAGGACTCAAGAGACCCAGGAATCAAAATGCTCTTCTCAAGTTTTTGAttgcaaacttttttttttttctggaaggCCTAagaatttcaaaagaaaataaaatgggaaTGGTTCCCCACTATGCCACTGTATTATAGTCATATTTTTGCATGGGtccttttatttattgttttctctcttctatctctATCATGTGAATTATATTATTGTCTGCAgattatatttatattattctCTGCGTTGTTATTGGCTTGGTGTGAAAGATTTCTCCCATTGCATTGTGGGGAACccttgagaaaaaaagaaagacagaGAGGAATGGGAGATTAAAGAAGAATTTCGTCTTACCTTAAGATGTATATCTAATCAATCTTGTGGTTTGATTTTAGCCAAGTGATTACAATTTCCATTgataaattgaaataaaataaagtaaagaaataattttctatgcaaagttttttttttttttttttttttaaatgagaaaagagaaattgatTAACTAAAACTGTTTAAATACATCCACTGAAGTTCTAATGTTATGAATTTTAGTTTTCTTGtgcttaacaaggtaagccaaACAATTGAACGAAAGTACACATTCTCGTTAATAGAGTTTTTGCTtagtaaatctttttttttttggtccttatgaaatgaaagaaatttaatattaaaaaaagtatGTAAGATCTATGTTAGCGTTAGAGATATCAAGGTTAGATTGCTTGTTCATGGCCATAGAAATCAATAAGGGTGTATCAGTTTTGGCTTTTTATTGGTTGGTCTTCGTCgatttatcatgtaaatatattcaAAAGTATAAAGGAAgtgtatttttatttgtattttctgGAATTTGGGTTGCTATCTGTTTTAATCCagttttttaagtttgattCAGTATCTTTTCGAATTTCatgtggtttggtttggttttgatctcACAAAATCCCAACTTAAATCATGATCAAATAAGCTCATATATGTTTTGATTCGGgctaggtttttttttcctcgCTTCACCTTTATTCTCTTCACTGATACCAAATGAACAATAAGAACTGTTGACTAGAGAATTTGATTAGtgtgtttattttattcttattcaactGAGTAAAGGGGCCATGGGACCAATGGAGCTTTAATTTACCcataaaattaataatataaatCGAAGGAAAATAGATCCTTGTCAATCTAGGTGCAGCCTACACGGCTACACCCAAACACAAGAGTATGCAAAAAAAGGGCCTATGCCGTGAAATGGGAAAATCCCACCTCATGTTGATGCACTTGTGTATGCTTTCATTGGTCCTATACTGGTGTGAGGACCATGCAATTATCTTCTGTCAAGTATACGCAAAACTAATAAAGCAGATAAATCAACTCTATGAATAATTCAAAATCCAAACCGACGGCTGAAATAATACCTGTCTGCTGCCAGCCGTTCACGTTTTTCACAAGGCAAATTTGAATGGACAATAGAGAAAACCTCACAACTTGCAAGCAGGAAATAGTGCTTTACAGGCTACTTACCTTACTAGTTCCTACCATGTAAAGGGAAGGCGCCTTTGACTCTCTAGTGCACAAGAAGTCAAGAACTCTGAGTTATATATCAGAAACACAGAAGGAAGTTCAGATTCTCACTTCGGATTAGTTCAGAATTACAGTCTACGGCCTGAGTAATGTCTCCCTCTATGGTGACCGGAACAATAATAAGGATTTGTTTCTTCCAGTAAGAGACAATCCCTTCAAAACCCATAATACAGAGCTACTACcactcctcttcttcctcttcctctcctgACAATGGAAGGTGGGCTTCCCATGATTAACTGTCTCTTACAGCACACACTGAGAAGCTTGTGTTCCTGTTCGGagtcttcttctacttcttcttccaagTGGGTTTACGCAGTCTTCTGGAGGATCCTACCTCGGAATTACCCTCCACCCAAGTAAGAGCCAAAATAGTAGACTCTGATCAGAGCAATAAGCCCGGAAAAAGGTTTCAATTTAAATCACATTGTTTTGTTTGCAGGTGGGATTATGGAGGAGGTGTTCTTGACCGCTCCAAGGGAAATAGGAGGAACTGGTAGAACGATCCCAACCTTAAATTGAAGAATTAGAGACCTATCtatgctttttttttggcttcatTTCCGTGTTTTAATTTTCAGGATTCTCGTTTGGGAAGATGGGTTCTGTGATTTCTACGAATGTGAAAGAGTGAGAGACGGTTGCAGTAAAGGAAGGTTTGGAGCTGAAGTTTTCTTTAAAATGTCTCATGAAGTTTACAACTATGGAGAAGGGTGAGTATCAGATATTGTGAATATTCATTTCTCCTGGTTTGtctatttttgtttctcatGAAGTTGAAAGGGCACAAGCACAAGAATGGAGTTTGAgaaataactcttttttttttcttagattggtGGGAAAAGTTGCAGCAGACAACAGTCACAAATGGGTATTTAAGGAAACCCCACATGGGAACGATTccaacttcatttcttcctGGAGTGGATCAATGGAACCTGTAAGAACCATTAAAAGTCCTCTTCTTTTAGCTGaacaaaaaaacattaaaaaataaaagaaactcttttttacctttttttactGAAAATCCTGTTtccttttcaaatcaaacaGCAACCTAAGCAATGGGAAGCTCAGTTCAGTTCAGGCATTCAGGTAGGCTGACCCAGACAAGAATTGTTTTTTACTCCTAAATCCTAATTTCTGCTTAGCTATTGAAGTCTGAAGaggttatttcctttttcttcccagACCATAGCAATCATTTCCGTTAGAGAAGGCATTGTTCAACTGGGTTCACTAGATAAGGTgctcctcccttcttcttcttcttcttcttcttcttcctctctgtttctctctctactgATGGATGTTCTGTTACTTCAGATCTTTGAAGATCTCAATCTGGTGATCAGTATACAGAGGAAGTTCAGCTATCTCCAAAGCATACCCGGCGTATTAGGAATGCAGAGACCTTATCTACCAGTCCAAAAATATCCAGACACCTCAAAACATAATACCCAGATGATCGAGACCAAACAAACTGCTTTGTTGATCGACGACAAGCATATGGGAATTGGTGGGAAGAGATGCTATGGCGAGAGATTGGAAGAATTGCCGATCAAATCCATCAATTTGGGCTGGAATAGCCCTCAAACGAGCATTGGAGGACCCTTTTGGTCAAACCCACCACTTTTACCCTTCATGTCCCGGAGTCTAGGAGCTCTGTTATCTAAACTACCCTCAGTGGTTCCCCCACATAACGCCATGAATGCTCCTGATAGAACTCCAGATAACAGTACAATAATTCAGAGAACAGTGAATAATGAAGGTCGGCAGGGCGAAATTCCTGAGATTAAGGTCGAGGCCCGCCGTATGGATCTttctaaagaagaaaaacccagaacccaaaaactgaaatcaagCTGGGAAGATCAAGAGGAGAGGTGCATCTTTGATACTCAGCAGGAAGATGGTTTAAGCTCAATTAATTAGTCATTTATAATATTGGATAATAGAGTAGAATTAATGGATTATGCCCAAGAATTGTGTGCCATATTCCTATTAAAATTtgtgttttctttctctgtaattctCTGGAGTtcttaaaacaaagaaatttggATCAAGTAAGGAGTACAGACAAGCATTTTCTCTATTTCATTTTTGTGTATTATACACAAAAGCGATTGAGTGAGAGACCTCATATGGTCCCTCCTGCATCTATTATTGATGCTTCTGTGTGTCTCTTATTGCTTCTTATCAAACAAAGTAGGTTCTGCCTCTTCCAACAGCATTCTGTCCTTCCAACAACTTATATCTAACACCTATGCAAGATCAAAATGTCCataaaaatggaatctttggttggatttttaaaagattttctTAGCATCCTTATTTCTCTTCAGGAATTTAATCTTGCCTTTTGGTCGGGTGGATGAGAATGAGACTTGAGAGAGGGACCATTCCATCCAGCCTAgtgatgtgatgtgatgtgatgtaTTCATAACTTTGGTTTGCTTGGCCTGGGGGAGGAACTTGAGTAGAAGTCTGCCTCTTATGAGAAGTGTCCTCATAACCTTGGTTCAAAATTTTGGTATCGTATCAAGATATGTATCAATATCACCGGAGCCCAATAATACGTTACTGATCATATGGATCGGCCAAATAATGGATCAGGTCAGAACCTGATCTGCATTGGCATCGTATTGATA includes the following:
- the LOC122073345 gene encoding uncharacterized protein LOC122073345, with translation MEGGLPMINCLLQHTLRSLCSCSESSSTSSSKWVYAVFWRILPRNYPPPKWDYGGGVLDRSKGNRRNWILVWEDGFCDFYECERVRDGCSKGRFGAEVFFKMSHEVYNYGEGLVGKVAADNSHKWVFKETPHGNDSNFISSWSGSMEPQPKQWEAQFSSGIQTIAIISVREGIVQLGSLDKIFEDLNLVISIQRKFSYLQSIPGVLGMQRPYLPVQKYPDTSKHNTQMIETKQTALLIDDKHMGIGGKRCYGERLEELPIKSINLGWNSPQTSIGGPFWSNPPLLPFMSRSLGALLSKLPSVVPPHNAMNAPDRTPDNSTIIQRTVNNEGRQGEIPEIKVEARRMDLSKEEKPRTQKLKSSWEDQEERCIFDTQQEDGLSSIN